Proteins found in one Bacillota bacterium genomic segment:
- a CDS encoding rod shape-determining protein gives VESVRMTLEKTPPELSADVMDKGIVMAGGGALLRGIDKLLQDETGMPVHVTEDPLTCVVKGTGIALENLELLKRVLISSRRLK, from the coding sequence GTGGAGTCGGTCCGGATGACTCTGGAGAAAACTCCTCCCGAGCTCTCGGCGGATGTGATGGACAAAGGCATCGTGATGGCGGGTGGCGGTGCACTGCTTCGTGGCATCGACAAGTTGCTCCAGGACGAGACGGGTATGCCGGTCCACGTGACTGAGGACCCTCTGACGTGCGTCGTGAAAGGAACTGGCATTGCCCTGGAGAACCTGGAATTGCTCAAGAGAGTGCTGATCTCGTCGCGGAGGCTCAAGTAG